One Rhinoderma darwinii isolate aRhiDar2 chromosome 6, aRhiDar2.hap1, whole genome shotgun sequence DNA window includes the following coding sequences:
- the ERN2 gene encoding serine/threonine-protein kinase/endoribonuclease IRE2 isoform X1, with translation MHPAFWLALGLCLTQLTQCDTGASVSIPEAMLFVSTLDGKFHAVSKKTGDVLWTLKDDPVIQVPIYVSEPAFLPDPSDGSLYILGGRNKEGLMKLPFTIQELVQSSPCRSSDGILYTGKKQDSWFVVDPKSGEKQTTLSTESSDGLCPSTPLLYIGRTQYMITMYDTKSRELRWNATFHDYSAPLCDENYDYKMAHFASTGDGMLVTADQGSGEVLWMQNYGSPVVGLFMWHQDSLRRILHLNVALETLRYLTFNSHDIRLLKRNYQAVQDLSSTKTPLLPSLYVGKHASGFYASTSLIHEGVSVVPRGITLARIEGPTTQDVTLKESTEFEVTPTTDVKYPLGSIVTANQWLLIGHHEVPHVVHTTMLRAFPETLRRDTENIIRGPVPKTLFDDFLAPQNEGGFPQGDTEGRVKMETTTEEAGIVLPDSTITNLLVTGIITLLLGGWVLFGFTFPKMWEQQRRQQQELQQQFEEKLQQLQNQQMASEAYPHMTTTESPVTTGEQSSGSSKRRSGEQEYSQTNGTKRLSNGEPEASNEDEIEVGKISFTPKEVLGHGAGGTFVFRGKFDGRSVAVKRILPESFTLADREVQLLRESDEHPNVIRYFCTESDRLFYYIALELCAATLQEYVENPTFPCAGLDHVTLLHQAMSGLAHLHSLNIVHRDLKPCNILISLPNAQGRQRAVISDFGLCKKLGVGRNSFSLRSGIPGTEGWIAPEVLRDGRTQNPTAAVDVFSAGCVFYYVLASGQHPFGDRLRRQGNILNGSYNLPQLQEETHDHVVARDLIEGMISSDPKLRPSAPRVLRHPFFWAREKQLQFFQDVSDRIEKEPQESPLIISLETDARSVVRVNWRLHISVPLQTDLRKFRSYRGNSVRDLLRAMRNKKHHYHELPVEVQETLGSVPDDFVAYFTSRFSLLLLHTHQALEQCARERLFHPYYHLELGH, from the exons ATGCACCCTGCTTTTTGGCTGGCACTGGGCCTGTGCCTCACACAGCTTACCCAG tgtgacACAGGAGCCTCCGTCTCTATCCCGGAAGCGATGCTCTTTGTTTCGACGCTGGATGGGAAATTTCACGCTGTAAGTAAGAAGACCGGAGATGTACTATGGACCTTGAAAGACG ATCCTGTGATTCAAGTACCGATCTATGTGTCTGA ACCAGCTTTCCTGCCTGACCCCAGTGATGGGAGCTTGTACATCTTGGGTGGAAGGAATAAGGAGGGGCTCATG AAATTACCATTCACCATCCAGGAATTGGTGCAGTCCTCCCCCTGCCGCAGCTCTGATGGAATCCTGTATACAG GGAAGAAACAGGACTCCTGGTTTGTTGTGGATCCAAAGTCAGGAGAAAAGCAGACCACGCTATCCACGGAGTCATCTGACGGGTTGTGTCCTTCCACTCCTCTCCTGTACATAGGACGGACAC AGTACATGATCACAATGTATGACACAAAATCCCGGGAACTGCGCTGGAATGCCACCTTCCACGACTACTCTGCTCCTCTGTGTGATGAGAACTATGACTACA AGATGGCTCACTTTGCCTCCACTGGAGATGGGATGCTGGTGACCGCCGACCAGGGGAGCGGAGAAGTGTTATGGATGCAGAATTACGGATCCCCCGTAGTCGGGCTTTTTATGTGGCACCAAGACAGCTTGAGGCGAATCCTGCATCTGAATGTCGCACTGGAAACCCTCCGTTACTTGACATTCAATTCCCATGACATCCGTCTCCTCAAACGGAACTACCAGGCTGTGCAGGATCTGAGCAGCACCAAGACTCCCCTACT gccgtCTCTGTATGTGGGGAAGCATGCCAGTGGATTCTATGCTTCCACATCGCTGATCCATGAGGGAGTCTCGGTAGTG CCCCGGGGAATCACACTGGCCCGGATAGAGGGTCCCACCACTCAGGATGTCACACTGAAGGAGTCCACTGAGTTTGAAGTAACACCGACCACAGATGTCAAGTACCCACTCGGAAGCATTGTGACTGCAAATCAATGGCTGCTTATAG GACACCATGAAGTTCCTCACGTTGTTCACACGACCATGCTCCGAGCTTTTCCAGAGACCCTGAGGAGAGATACAGAGAACATCATTCGCGGACCAGTACCCAAGACCCTATTCGACGAT TTTCTGGCCCCGCAGAATGAAGGAGGATTCCCCCAAGGTGACACAGAGGGGCGTGTAAAGATGGAAACGACCACAGAAGAAGCAGGAATTGTCCTCCCAGACTCCACAATAACCAATCTGCTTGTCACGGGTATCATCACGCTTCTACTTGGAGGATGGGTGCTGTTTGGATTCACTTTTCCCAAG ATGTGGGAGCAGCAGCGCAGACAGCAACAAGAATTACAGCAGCAGTTTGAGGAAAAGCTTCAACAGCTTCAGAATCAGCAAATGGCATCTGAGGCCTATCCACACATGACGACTACTGAAAGCCCAGTCACGACCGGAGAACAAAGCTCAGGGAGCAGCAAGCGGAGGAGCGGAGAACAGGAATATAGTCAGACCAATGGCACAAAGAGGTTAAGCAATGGCGAGCCAGAAG CTTCCAATGAGGATGAAATAGAAGTGGGTAAAATTTCCTTTACCCCCAAAGAAGTTTTGGGTCATGGAGCTGGTGGAACGTTTGTATTTAG GGGAAAGTTTGACGGCCGTTCAGTGGCTGTGAAGAGAATCCTACCAGAGAGCTTTACGCTGGCCGATCGGGAGGTGCAGTTACTGCGAGAGTCTGATGAGCATCCCAATGTGATCCGCTATTTCTGTACAGAGAGTGACCGGCTGTTCTATTACATTGCCCTGGAGCTGTGCGCGGCCACCCTGCAGGAG TATGTGGAGAATCCCACTTTTCCTTGCGCCGGCCTCGATCACGTCACCCTTCTCCATCAAGCTATGTCTGGACTCGCCCATCTGCACTCTCTAAATATTG TGCACAGAGACCTCAAGCCGTGTAATATCCTCATCTCCCTGCCCAATGCCCAGGGCAGACAGAGAGCCGTTATTTCAGACTTTGGTCTCTGTAAGAAGCTGGGAGTGGGACGAAACAGTTTCAGTCTGCGCTCCGGTATCCCCGGTACAGAGGGCTGGATCGCACCGGAGGTTCTACGTGATGGAAGGACGCAAAATCCA ACCGCTGCGGTGGACGTTTTCTCTGCTGGTTGCGTATTTTACTATGTCCTGGCAAGTGGACAACATCCTTTTGGAGACCGCCTGAGGAGACAAGGGAATATATTAAATGGGTCATATAATCTGCCGCAGCTTCAGGAGGAGACGCATG ACCACGTGGTAGCGCGGGATTTGATTGAAGGCATGATCAGCAGTGACCCAAAGCTCCGGCCTTCAGCACCTCGCGTTCTGAGACATCCGTTCTTCTGGGCCCGTGAAAAACAGTTGCAGTTTTTTCAG GATGTCAGTGACCGCATTGAGAAGGAGCCACAGGAGAGCCCCCTGATTATCAGCCTGGAGACAGACGCTCGTTCTGTTGTCCGAGTTAACTGGAGATTACACATATCTGTTCCCCTACAGACAG acctGAGAAAATTCCGTTCGTATCGTGGAAATTCCGTACGAGATTTACTCCGAGCCATGAGAAACAAG AAACATCATTACCATGAGCTGCCGGTTGAAGTCCAGGAAACACTCGGCTCTGTCCCGGATGACTTTGTGGCTTATTTTACCTCACGTTTCTCACTTTTGCTCCTACATACGCACCAGGCTTTAGAACAGTGCGCACGTGAAAGACTTTTTCACCCCTATTATCATTTGGAGCTCGGACATTGA
- the ERN2 gene encoding serine/threonine-protein kinase/endoribonuclease IRE2 isoform X3, whose translation MHPAFWLALGLCLTQLTQCDTGASVSIPEAMLFVSTLDGKFHAVSKKTGDVLWTLKDDPVIQVPIYVSEPAFLPDPSDGSLYILGGRNKEGLMKLPFTIQELVQSSPCRSSDGILYTGKKQDSWFVVDPKSGEKQTTLSTESSDGLCPSTPLLYIGRTQYMITMYDTKSRELRWNATFHDYSAPLCDENYDYKMAHFASTGDGMLVTADQGSGEVLWMQNYGSPVVGLFMWHQDSLRRILHLNVALETLRYLTFNSHDIRLLKRNYQAVQDLSSTKTPLLPSLYVGKHASGFYASTSLIHEGVSVVPRGITLARIEGPTTQDVTLKESTEFEVTPTTDVKYPLGSIVTANQWLLIGHHEVPHVVHTTMLRAFPETLRRDTENIIRGPVPKTLFDDFLAPQNEGGFPQGDTEGRVKMETTTEEAGIVLPDSTITNLLVTGIITLLLGGWVLFGFTFPKMWEQQRRQQQELQQQFEEKLQQLQNQQMASEAYPHMTTTESPVTTGEQSSGSSKRRSGEQEYSQTNGTKRLSNGEPEASNEDEIEVGKISFTPKEVLGHGAGGTFVFRGKFDGRSVAVKRILPESFTLADREVQLLRESDEHPNVIRYFCTESDRLFYYIALELCAATLQEYVENPTFPCAGLDHVTLLHQAMSGLAHLHSLNIVHRDLKPCNILISLPNAQGRQRAVISDFGLCKKLGVGRNSFSLRSGIPGTEGWIAPEVLRDGRTQNPTAAVDVFSAGCVFYYVLASGQHPFGDRLRRQGNILNGSYNLPQLQEETHGCQ comes from the exons ATGCACCCTGCTTTTTGGCTGGCACTGGGCCTGTGCCTCACACAGCTTACCCAG tgtgacACAGGAGCCTCCGTCTCTATCCCGGAAGCGATGCTCTTTGTTTCGACGCTGGATGGGAAATTTCACGCTGTAAGTAAGAAGACCGGAGATGTACTATGGACCTTGAAAGACG ATCCTGTGATTCAAGTACCGATCTATGTGTCTGA ACCAGCTTTCCTGCCTGACCCCAGTGATGGGAGCTTGTACATCTTGGGTGGAAGGAATAAGGAGGGGCTCATG AAATTACCATTCACCATCCAGGAATTGGTGCAGTCCTCCCCCTGCCGCAGCTCTGATGGAATCCTGTATACAG GGAAGAAACAGGACTCCTGGTTTGTTGTGGATCCAAAGTCAGGAGAAAAGCAGACCACGCTATCCACGGAGTCATCTGACGGGTTGTGTCCTTCCACTCCTCTCCTGTACATAGGACGGACAC AGTACATGATCACAATGTATGACACAAAATCCCGGGAACTGCGCTGGAATGCCACCTTCCACGACTACTCTGCTCCTCTGTGTGATGAGAACTATGACTACA AGATGGCTCACTTTGCCTCCACTGGAGATGGGATGCTGGTGACCGCCGACCAGGGGAGCGGAGAAGTGTTATGGATGCAGAATTACGGATCCCCCGTAGTCGGGCTTTTTATGTGGCACCAAGACAGCTTGAGGCGAATCCTGCATCTGAATGTCGCACTGGAAACCCTCCGTTACTTGACATTCAATTCCCATGACATCCGTCTCCTCAAACGGAACTACCAGGCTGTGCAGGATCTGAGCAGCACCAAGACTCCCCTACT gccgtCTCTGTATGTGGGGAAGCATGCCAGTGGATTCTATGCTTCCACATCGCTGATCCATGAGGGAGTCTCGGTAGTG CCCCGGGGAATCACACTGGCCCGGATAGAGGGTCCCACCACTCAGGATGTCACACTGAAGGAGTCCACTGAGTTTGAAGTAACACCGACCACAGATGTCAAGTACCCACTCGGAAGCATTGTGACTGCAAATCAATGGCTGCTTATAG GACACCATGAAGTTCCTCACGTTGTTCACACGACCATGCTCCGAGCTTTTCCAGAGACCCTGAGGAGAGATACAGAGAACATCATTCGCGGACCAGTACCCAAGACCCTATTCGACGAT TTTCTGGCCCCGCAGAATGAAGGAGGATTCCCCCAAGGTGACACAGAGGGGCGTGTAAAGATGGAAACGACCACAGAAGAAGCAGGAATTGTCCTCCCAGACTCCACAATAACCAATCTGCTTGTCACGGGTATCATCACGCTTCTACTTGGAGGATGGGTGCTGTTTGGATTCACTTTTCCCAAG ATGTGGGAGCAGCAGCGCAGACAGCAACAAGAATTACAGCAGCAGTTTGAGGAAAAGCTTCAACAGCTTCAGAATCAGCAAATGGCATCTGAGGCCTATCCACACATGACGACTACTGAAAGCCCAGTCACGACCGGAGAACAAAGCTCAGGGAGCAGCAAGCGGAGGAGCGGAGAACAGGAATATAGTCAGACCAATGGCACAAAGAGGTTAAGCAATGGCGAGCCAGAAG CTTCCAATGAGGATGAAATAGAAGTGGGTAAAATTTCCTTTACCCCCAAAGAAGTTTTGGGTCATGGAGCTGGTGGAACGTTTGTATTTAG GGGAAAGTTTGACGGCCGTTCAGTGGCTGTGAAGAGAATCCTACCAGAGAGCTTTACGCTGGCCGATCGGGAGGTGCAGTTACTGCGAGAGTCTGATGAGCATCCCAATGTGATCCGCTATTTCTGTACAGAGAGTGACCGGCTGTTCTATTACATTGCCCTGGAGCTGTGCGCGGCCACCCTGCAGGAG TATGTGGAGAATCCCACTTTTCCTTGCGCCGGCCTCGATCACGTCACCCTTCTCCATCAAGCTATGTCTGGACTCGCCCATCTGCACTCTCTAAATATTG TGCACAGAGACCTCAAGCCGTGTAATATCCTCATCTCCCTGCCCAATGCCCAGGGCAGACAGAGAGCCGTTATTTCAGACTTTGGTCTCTGTAAGAAGCTGGGAGTGGGACGAAACAGTTTCAGTCTGCGCTCCGGTATCCCCGGTACAGAGGGCTGGATCGCACCGGAGGTTCTACGTGATGGAAGGACGCAAAATCCA ACCGCTGCGGTGGACGTTTTCTCTGCTGGTTGCGTATTTTACTATGTCCTGGCAAGTGGACAACATCCTTTTGGAGACCGCCTGAGGAGACAAGGGAATATATTAAATGGGTCATATAATCTGCCGCAGCTTCAGGAGGAGACGCATG GATGTCAGTGA
- the ERN2 gene encoding serine/threonine-protein kinase/endoribonuclease IRE2 isoform X2, whose protein sequence is MHPAFWLALGLCLTQLTQCDTGASVSIPEAMLFVSTLDGKFHAVSKKTGDVLWTLKDDPVIQVPIYVSEPAFLPDPSDGSLYILGGRNKEGLMKLPFTIQELVQSSPCRSSDGILYTGKKQDSWFVVDPKSGEKQTTLSTESSDGLCPSTPLLYIGRTQYMITMYDTKSRELRWNATFHDYSAPLCDENYDYKMAHFASTGDGMLVTADQGSGEVLWMQNYGSPVVGLFMWHQDSLRRILHLNVALETLRYLTFNSHDIRLLKRNYQAVQDLSSTKTPLLPSLYVGKHASGFYASTSLIHEGVSVVPRGITLARIEGPTTQDVTLKESTEFEVTPTTDVKYPLGSIVTANQWLLIGHHEVPHVVHTTMLRAFPETLRRDTENIIRGPVPKTLFDDFLAPQNEGGFPQGDTEGRVKMETTTEEAGIVLPDSTITNLLVTGIITLLLGGWVLFGFTFPKMWEQQRRQQQELQQQFEEKLQQLQNQQMASEAYPHMTTTESPVTTGEQSSGSSKRRSGEQEYSQTNGTKRLSNGEPEASNEDEIEVGKISFTPKEVLGHGAGGTFVFRGKFDGRSVAVKRILPESFTLADREVQLLRESDEHPNVIRYFCTESDRLFYYIALELCAATLQEYVENPTFPCAGLDHVTLLHQAMSGLAHLHSLNIVHRDLKPCNILISLPNAQGRQRAVISDFGLCKKLGVGRNSFSLRSGIPGTEGWIAPEVLRDGRTQNPTAAVDVFSAGCVFYYVLASGQHPFGDRLRRQGNILNGSYNLPQLQEETHDHVVARDLIEGMISSDPKLRPSAPRVLRHPFFWAREKQLQFFQDVSDRIEKEPQESPLIISLETDARSVVRVNWRLHISVPLQTAFRFQL, encoded by the exons ATGCACCCTGCTTTTTGGCTGGCACTGGGCCTGTGCCTCACACAGCTTACCCAG tgtgacACAGGAGCCTCCGTCTCTATCCCGGAAGCGATGCTCTTTGTTTCGACGCTGGATGGGAAATTTCACGCTGTAAGTAAGAAGACCGGAGATGTACTATGGACCTTGAAAGACG ATCCTGTGATTCAAGTACCGATCTATGTGTCTGA ACCAGCTTTCCTGCCTGACCCCAGTGATGGGAGCTTGTACATCTTGGGTGGAAGGAATAAGGAGGGGCTCATG AAATTACCATTCACCATCCAGGAATTGGTGCAGTCCTCCCCCTGCCGCAGCTCTGATGGAATCCTGTATACAG GGAAGAAACAGGACTCCTGGTTTGTTGTGGATCCAAAGTCAGGAGAAAAGCAGACCACGCTATCCACGGAGTCATCTGACGGGTTGTGTCCTTCCACTCCTCTCCTGTACATAGGACGGACAC AGTACATGATCACAATGTATGACACAAAATCCCGGGAACTGCGCTGGAATGCCACCTTCCACGACTACTCTGCTCCTCTGTGTGATGAGAACTATGACTACA AGATGGCTCACTTTGCCTCCACTGGAGATGGGATGCTGGTGACCGCCGACCAGGGGAGCGGAGAAGTGTTATGGATGCAGAATTACGGATCCCCCGTAGTCGGGCTTTTTATGTGGCACCAAGACAGCTTGAGGCGAATCCTGCATCTGAATGTCGCACTGGAAACCCTCCGTTACTTGACATTCAATTCCCATGACATCCGTCTCCTCAAACGGAACTACCAGGCTGTGCAGGATCTGAGCAGCACCAAGACTCCCCTACT gccgtCTCTGTATGTGGGGAAGCATGCCAGTGGATTCTATGCTTCCACATCGCTGATCCATGAGGGAGTCTCGGTAGTG CCCCGGGGAATCACACTGGCCCGGATAGAGGGTCCCACCACTCAGGATGTCACACTGAAGGAGTCCACTGAGTTTGAAGTAACACCGACCACAGATGTCAAGTACCCACTCGGAAGCATTGTGACTGCAAATCAATGGCTGCTTATAG GACACCATGAAGTTCCTCACGTTGTTCACACGACCATGCTCCGAGCTTTTCCAGAGACCCTGAGGAGAGATACAGAGAACATCATTCGCGGACCAGTACCCAAGACCCTATTCGACGAT TTTCTGGCCCCGCAGAATGAAGGAGGATTCCCCCAAGGTGACACAGAGGGGCGTGTAAAGATGGAAACGACCACAGAAGAAGCAGGAATTGTCCTCCCAGACTCCACAATAACCAATCTGCTTGTCACGGGTATCATCACGCTTCTACTTGGAGGATGGGTGCTGTTTGGATTCACTTTTCCCAAG ATGTGGGAGCAGCAGCGCAGACAGCAACAAGAATTACAGCAGCAGTTTGAGGAAAAGCTTCAACAGCTTCAGAATCAGCAAATGGCATCTGAGGCCTATCCACACATGACGACTACTGAAAGCCCAGTCACGACCGGAGAACAAAGCTCAGGGAGCAGCAAGCGGAGGAGCGGAGAACAGGAATATAGTCAGACCAATGGCACAAAGAGGTTAAGCAATGGCGAGCCAGAAG CTTCCAATGAGGATGAAATAGAAGTGGGTAAAATTTCCTTTACCCCCAAAGAAGTTTTGGGTCATGGAGCTGGTGGAACGTTTGTATTTAG GGGAAAGTTTGACGGCCGTTCAGTGGCTGTGAAGAGAATCCTACCAGAGAGCTTTACGCTGGCCGATCGGGAGGTGCAGTTACTGCGAGAGTCTGATGAGCATCCCAATGTGATCCGCTATTTCTGTACAGAGAGTGACCGGCTGTTCTATTACATTGCCCTGGAGCTGTGCGCGGCCACCCTGCAGGAG TATGTGGAGAATCCCACTTTTCCTTGCGCCGGCCTCGATCACGTCACCCTTCTCCATCAAGCTATGTCTGGACTCGCCCATCTGCACTCTCTAAATATTG TGCACAGAGACCTCAAGCCGTGTAATATCCTCATCTCCCTGCCCAATGCCCAGGGCAGACAGAGAGCCGTTATTTCAGACTTTGGTCTCTGTAAGAAGCTGGGAGTGGGACGAAACAGTTTCAGTCTGCGCTCCGGTATCCCCGGTACAGAGGGCTGGATCGCACCGGAGGTTCTACGTGATGGAAGGACGCAAAATCCA ACCGCTGCGGTGGACGTTTTCTCTGCTGGTTGCGTATTTTACTATGTCCTGGCAAGTGGACAACATCCTTTTGGAGACCGCCTGAGGAGACAAGGGAATATATTAAATGGGTCATATAATCTGCCGCAGCTTCAGGAGGAGACGCATG ACCACGTGGTAGCGCGGGATTTGATTGAAGGCATGATCAGCAGTGACCCAAAGCTCCGGCCTTCAGCACCTCGCGTTCTGAGACATCCGTTCTTCTGGGCCCGTGAAAAACAGTTGCAGTTTTTTCAG GATGTCAGTGACCGCATTGAGAAGGAGCCACAGGAGAGCCCCCTGATTATCAGCCTGGAGACAGACGCTCGTTCTGTTGTCCGAGTTAACTGGAGATTACACATATCTGTTCCCCTACAGACAG CTTttcgatttcagctctga
- the PLK1 gene encoding serine/threonine-protein kinase PLK1 — MAQVDARTAAQPAKPPGTSVVKEIPEVLIDPRTRRRYVRGRFLGKGGFAKCYEITDRDSREVFAGKIVPKTMLLKPHQKEKMTMEIAIQRSLAHKHVVGFHGFFEDNDFVYVVLELCRRRSLLELHKRRKAVTEPEARYYLRQTIQGCQYLHSNKVIHRDLKLGNLFLNDDMEVKIGDFGLATKVEFDGERKKTLCGTPNYIAPEVLGKKGHSFEVDIWSLGCIMYTLLVGKPPFETSCLKETYLRIKKNEYSIPKHINPLAAALIQKMLRSDPTSRPTIDELLTDEFFTTGHIPNRLPTTCLTVPPRFSIAPSTIDPSFRKPLTAINKGQDSPMVEKSAPAKDEDMVPSEFAEPADCYLSDMMLQLTSVNAAKPSEKAVVRQDEAEDPACNPIFWVSKWVDYSDKYGLGYQLCDNSVGVLFNDSTRLIMYDDGDSLQYIERNNAESYLNVRNYPSTLTKKITLLKYFRNYMSEHLLKAGANITPRDGDELARLPFLRTWFRTRSAIILHLSNGTVQINFFQDHSKIILCPLMAAVSYIDEKREFHTFKLSLIEEFGCCKELASRLRYARTMVEKLQNTKSGAAINVKASA; from the exons ATGGCTCAAGTGGACGCCAGGACTGCTGCCCAGCCAGCCAAGCCTCCGGGTACATCTGTAGTGAAGGAGATCCCAGAAGTCCTAATAGATCCCCGTACCCGGCGCCGCTACGTCCGCGGTCGCTTCCTCGGTAAAGGCGGATTTGCTAAGTGTTACGAGATCACCGATCGTGACAGCCGGGAGGTATTCGCCGGTAAGATCGTCCCCAAGACGATGCTGCTGAAGCCGCACCAGAAGGAGAAGATGACCATGGAGATCGCCATCCAGCGCAGCCTGGCACACAAGCATGTGGTCGGCTTCCACGGCTTCTTCGAGGACAACGACTTCGTCTACGTCGTGCTGGAGCTCTGCAGGCGGAGG TCCTTGCTGGAACTTCACAAAAGGAGAAAAGCGGTGACGGAGCCGGAGGCGCGCTATTACCTGCGGCAGACTATCCAGGGATGTCAATATTTGCACAGCAACAAAGTCATCCATAGAGATCTCAAGCTGGGGAATCTGTTTCTCAACGATGACATGGAGGTCAAAATAG gtgactttggaTTAGCAACCAAAGTGGAATTTGATGGGGAGCGAAAGAAAACCCTTTGTGGGACCCCCAATTATATTGCACCGGAAGTTTTGGGCAAGAAAGGACACAGCTTTGAGGTGGACATCTGGTCCTTGGGATGTATTAT GTACACGCTGCTGGTTGGTAAACCTCCCTTTGAAACGTCATGCCTAAAGGAAACTTACTTGAGGATTAAAAAGAATGAATACTCCATTCCAAAG CACATTAACCCACTGGCTGCAGCCCTCATTCAGAAAATGCTGCGCTCCGACCCGACCAGCAGACCAACTATAGACGAACTTCTCACCGACGAGTTCTTCACCACTGGTCACATCCCCAACCGCCTGCCCACTACCTGCTTGACTGTACCCCCACGGTTCTCCATAGCCCCTAGTACCATTGACCCAAGCTTCAGGAAACCACTTACTGCTATAAATAAAG GCCAGGACTCGCCCATGGTAGAGAAATCTGCTCCTGCCAAGGATGAAGACATGGTGCCATCTGAGTTTGCGGAGCCTGCGGATTGCTATCTGTCTGATATGATGCTGCAGCTCACTAGCGTCAATGCTGCTAAACCGTCAGAAAAGGCTGTGGTTCGTCAAG ATGAAGCGGAGGATCCAGCCTGCAATCCGATCTTCTGGGTCAGTAAATGGGTGGATTATTCTGACAAGTATGGATTAG GTTACCAGCTCTGCGACAATAGTGTTGGTGTTCTGTTCAATGACTCTACTCGGTTGATAATGTATGATGATGGGGACAGTTTACAGTACATAGAAAGAAATAATGCCGAGTCCTACCTGAATGTGCGCAACTACCCATCAACTCTAACCAAGAAG ATTACACTACTGAAATACTTCCGAAACTACATGAGCGAGCATTTGCTGAAAGCCGGTGCCAACATTACCCCGCGGGATGGAGATGAGCTGGCTCGCCTTCCCTTCCTGAGAACCTGGTTCAGGACACGGAGCGCCATTATCCTTCACCTGAGTAATGGAACTGTCCAGATCAACTTCTTCCAG GATCACTCAAAGATCATTTTGTGTCCGCTCATGGCTGCCGTCTCCTATATTGATGAGAAACGGGAATTCCACACATTCAAGTTGAGCCTAATAGAAGAATTTGGCTGCTGCAAAGAACTGGCGAGCCGGCTGCGCTATGCCCGCACTATGGTGGAGAAACTGCAGAACACAAAATCTGGTGCCGCCATAAATGTCAAGGCCTCAGCGTAG